In one Pseudomonas fitomaticsae genomic region, the following are encoded:
- the flhF gene encoding flagellar biosynthesis protein FlhF yields the protein MQVKRFFAADMRQAMKLVRDELGADAAIIGNRRIAGGVELTAALDYKLSALAPRVPNMELEDELRKTQSRIVTAQAELSLRGEADGNTNRQLFAGLPLTAGLPLTAAEPLTEPTYEAPARPAPAPAPVSAGVDPRALDSMRFELNSLRELMEVQLGTLAWNQLQGSRPAQANLYRRLQRIGLSGPLSRDLLSMITEIDEPRQAWRMLLAHLARMISVPEVEPLEEGGVIAMVGPAGMGKTTTLAKLAARYVLKYGAQNIALVSMDSFRIGAQEQLKTLGRILNVSVTHVDPGQSLVQALDPLLRKRVVLIDTAGLQASDPALRMQLESLAGRGIRSKNYLVLATTSQKQVLTAAYHSYKRCGLAGCILTKLDETASLGEVLSLAISHELPVAYLTDGPRIPDDLHLPRRHQLVSRAVSVQMQEEPSEEAMADMFADIYHSPTKQVG from the coding sequence ATGCAAGTTAAGCGTTTTTTCGCCGCCGATATGCGTCAGGCCATGAAGCTGGTTCGTGATGAGCTGGGCGCTGATGCCGCCATCATTGGCAACCGCCGCATTGCCGGCGGCGTCGAGCTGACGGCGGCGCTGGATTACAAACTGTCGGCGCTGGCGCCACGGGTTCCGAACATGGAACTCGAAGACGAGCTGCGCAAGACCCAGTCACGCATCGTCACTGCCCAGGCCGAGCTGAGCCTGCGTGGTGAGGCCGACGGCAACACCAATCGCCAGTTGTTCGCCGGGCTGCCGTTGACGGCCGGCCTGCCGCTGACCGCTGCCGAACCGCTGACCGAACCGACCTACGAGGCTCCGGCCCGTCCAGCCCCGGCGCCTGCACCGGTTTCCGCTGGCGTTGACCCGCGTGCTCTGGACTCGATGCGCTTCGAACTCAACAGCCTGCGCGAACTGATGGAAGTGCAACTCGGCACTCTGGCCTGGAACCAGCTGCAAGGCAGCCGTCCGGCCCAGGCCAATCTGTACCGTCGTCTGCAACGCATCGGTTTGTCCGGCCCGTTGTCCCGCGATCTGCTGTCGATGATCACCGAGATCGACGAACCGCGTCAGGCCTGGCGCATGCTGCTTGCGCACCTGGCGCGGATGATTTCCGTACCCGAAGTCGAGCCGCTGGAAGAGGGCGGTGTGATTGCCATGGTCGGTCCTGCCGGCATGGGCAAAACCACCACCCTCGCCAAACTGGCCGCCCGTTACGTGCTCAAGTACGGCGCGCAGAACATCGCGCTGGTGAGCATGGACAGTTTCCGTATCGGTGCTCAGGAGCAACTCAAGACGCTGGGCCGCATCCTTAACGTTTCGGTGACCCACGTCGATCCGGGCCAGTCCCTGGTGCAGGCGCTGGATCCACTGCTGCGCAAACGCGTGGTGCTGATCGATACCGCCGGCCTGCAGGCCAGCGATCCGGCCCTGCGCATGCAGCTGGAAAGTCTGGCCGGTCGTGGCATTCGGTCGAAAAATTATCTGGTGCTGGCAACCACCAGCCAGAAACAGGTTCTAACCGCCGCTTATCACAGTTACAAGCGTTGCGGGCTCGCTGGGTGCATCCTGACTAAACTGGATGAGACGGCCAGCCTTGGCGAAGTGCTGAGTCTGGCGATCAGTCATGAACTGCCGGTCGCCTACCTGACCGATGGCCCACGGATTCCGGATGATCTGCATCTGCCGCGCCGTCATCAATTGGTCAGCCGCGCCGTCAGCGTGCAAATGCAGGAAGAACCCAGCGAAGAAGCCATGGCTGACATGTTCGCTGATATCTACCACAGTCCGACCAAGCAGGTTGGCTGA
- the fleN gene encoding flagellar synthesis regulator FleN, which translates to MGSMHPVQVIAVTGGKGGVGKTNVSVNLSLALAELGRRVMLLDADLGLANVDVLLGLTPKRTLADVIEGRCELRDVLLQGPGGIRIVPAASGTQSMVHLSPAQHAGLIQAFSDIGDNLDVLVIDTAAGIGDSVVSFVRAAQEVLLVVCDEPTSITDAYALIKLLNRDYGMNRFRVLANMAQSPQEGRNLFAKLTKVTDRFLDVALQYVGAVPYDESVRKAVQKQRAVYEAFPRSKCALAFKAIAQKVDTWPLPANPRGHLEFFVERLVQQTAGPVL; encoded by the coding sequence ATGGGCAGCATGCATCCCGTACAGGTGATCGCGGTGACCGGCGGCAAAGGTGGCGTCGGCAAGACTAACGTGTCAGTGAACTTGTCCCTGGCGCTGGCAGAGCTTGGCCGTCGGGTCATGCTGCTGGATGCCGACCTGGGTCTGGCGAACGTCGACGTTCTGCTGGGCCTGACGCCCAAACGTACTCTGGCCGATGTGATCGAGGGCCGCTGCGAGCTGCGCGACGTACTGTTGCAAGGTCCCGGCGGGATCCGCATCGTGCCGGCCGCTTCCGGTACGCAAAGCATGGTTCACCTGAGCCCGGCCCAGCATGCCGGCCTGATCCAGGCGTTCAGCGATATCGGCGACAATCTCGATGTGCTGGTGATCGACACCGCTGCGGGTATTGGTGACTCGGTAGTCAGTTTCGTTCGCGCGGCGCAAGAAGTGTTGCTGGTTGTTTGCGACGAGCCGACCTCGATCACCGACGCCTACGCGCTGATCAAACTGCTCAACCGCGATTACGGCATGAACCGCTTCCGCGTCCTGGCCAACATGGCCCAGAGCCCGCAGGAAGGTCGCAATCTGTTCGCCAAGTTGACCAAGGTCACGGATCGCTTCCTCGACGTCGCCCTACAATACGTCGGCGCAGTGCCCTACGACGAAAGCGTGCGCAAGGCGGTGCAGAAGCAGCGTGCGGTCTATGAAGCCTTCCCGCGTTCCAAGTGCGCACTGGCGTTCAAGGCGATCGCACAGAAGGTCGACACCTGGCCGCTGCCCGCCAACCCGCGCGGCCACCTCGAATTTTTCGTCGAGCGCCTCGTGCAGCAAACGGCAGGACCTGTGCTATGA
- the fliA gene encoding RNA polymerase sigma factor FliA: protein MTASGMNFYKKSARDAQYELIERYAPLVKRIAYHLLARLPASVQVEDLIQAGMIGLLEVSTKYDASKGASFETYAGIRIRGAMLDEVRKGDWAPRSVHRNTRMVSDAIRSIEAKTGRDAKDHEVAAELQLSLDDYYGILNDTLGSRLFSFDDLLQDGEHEGLHEDGASAHLEPSRDLEDERFQAALADAIANLPERERLVLALYYDEELNLKEIGEVLGVSESRVSQLHSQCAARLRGRLGEWRAR, encoded by the coding sequence ATGACCGCCAGCGGTATGAATTTCTACAAGAAGTCGGCGCGTGACGCGCAGTACGAGCTGATCGAGCGTTACGCGCCACTGGTCAAACGCATCGCCTACCACTTGCTGGCGCGGTTGCCGGCCAGTGTGCAGGTCGAAGACCTGATCCAGGCCGGGATGATCGGCCTGCTCGAAGTCTCGACCAAATACGACGCCAGCAAGGGCGCCAGTTTCGAAACGTACGCGGGCATCCGGATCCGCGGCGCGATGCTCGATGAAGTACGCAAGGGGGACTGGGCTCCGCGCTCGGTTCACCGCAACACCCGTATGGTCAGCGACGCAATTCGCTCGATTGAAGCTAAAACCGGCCGTGACGCTAAAGATCACGAAGTTGCGGCCGAACTCCAATTGAGTCTCGACGATTACTACGGGATTTTGAACGACACCCTGGGCAGCCGGCTGTTCAGTTTCGACGACCTGTTGCAGGACGGCGAACACGAAGGGCTGCACGAGGATGGCGCCAGTGCTCATCTGGAGCCGTCGCGCGATCTGGAAGACGAACGTTTCCAGGCCGCGCTGGCGGACGCGATTGCCAATTTGCCGGAGCGTGAGCGACTGGTGTTGGCGCTGTACTACGACGAAGAGCTGAACCTCAAGGAGATCGGTGAAGTCCTTGGCGTCAGTGAATCGCGGGTCAGCCAGTTACACAGCCAGTGCGCGGCCCGCTTGCGGGGGCGTTTGGGGGAGTGGCGAGCGCGCTGA
- a CDS encoding chemotaxis response regulator CheY gives MKILIVDDFSTMRRIIKNLLRDLGFTNTVEADDGVTAIPVLNSGSIDFLVTDWNMPGMTGIDLLRHVRADEKLKHLPVLMVTAEAKREQIIEAAQAGVNGYVVKPFTAQALKEKIEKIFERIG, from the coding sequence ATGAAAATCCTCATCGTTGATGACTTCTCAACGATGCGGCGGATCATCAAGAACCTGTTGCGTGATCTCGGGTTCACCAACACCGTTGAAGCCGACGATGGCGTCACTGCCATTCCGGTACTCAACAGCGGCAGCATCGACTTTCTGGTGACCGACTGGAACATGCCCGGCATGACCGGCATCGATCTGCTGCGTCACGTGCGCGCCGATGAAAAACTCAAGCACCTGCCGGTGCTGATGGTGACCGCTGAAGCCAAGCGCGAGCAGATCATCGAAGCGGCCCAGGCCGGCGTGAACGGCTACGTGGTCAAACCTTTCACGGCCCAGGCGTTGAAAGAAAAAATCGAGAAGATTTTCGAACGCATCGGCTGA
- a CDS encoding protein phosphatase CheZ, which yields MEHNESSQGDFESTLKKHAVELVESLEKGRFGDAVQLIHELNQTRDRGLYQEVGKLTRELHSAIVNFQIDPHMPQAEEVSQITDATERLGYVVKLTEAAANRTMDLVESATPVVNGLADEAQALSADWSRFMRREVGAEEFRELARRVDGFLARSSADNRAVSSNLNDILLAQDYQDLTGQVIKRVTQLVTEVESNLLKLVLMASQVDRFAGIEHDRAAMLAEKDPQKHLSQGEGPQIHADKREDVVSGQDDVDDLLSSLGF from the coding sequence ATGGAGCATAACGAATCTTCACAGGGCGATTTCGAGTCGACCCTGAAAAAACACGCGGTCGAACTGGTCGAAAGCCTTGAAAAGGGCAGGTTTGGCGACGCTGTGCAACTGATCCATGAGCTCAATCAGACCCGTGACCGTGGCCTGTACCAGGAAGTGGGCAAGCTCACGCGTGAACTGCACAGTGCGATCGTCAATTTCCAGATCGATCCGCACATGCCGCAGGCCGAGGAAGTGTCGCAAATCACCGACGCTACCGAGCGTCTGGGCTACGTGGTCAAACTGACCGAAGCTGCCGCCAACCGCACCATGGATCTGGTGGAAAGCGCGACCCCTGTGGTCAATGGCCTGGCTGACGAAGCCCAGGCCTTGAGCGCCGATTGGAGCCGCTTCATGCGCCGTGAGGTCGGGGCTGAAGAGTTCCGTGAACTGGCGCGCCGGGTCGACGGTTTTCTGGCACGCAGCAGCGCGGACAACCGCGCAGTGTCGAGCAATCTGAATGACATTCTGCTCGCCCAGGATTACCAGGACCTCACCGGCCAGGTGATCAAGCGCGTGACCCAATTGGTCACCGAAGTCGAAAGCAACCTGCTCAAGCTCGTGCTCATGGCCAGCCAGGTGGACCGCTTTGCGGGCATCGAACATGACCGTGCGGCGATGCTTGCTGAAAAAGATCCACAAAAACATCTCTCGCAGGGTGAAGGTCCGCAGATTCATGCCGATAAACGAGAAGACGTTGTGTCCGGTCAGGACGATGTGGACGATTTGCTATCCAGCCTTGGATTTTGA
- a CDS encoding chemotaxis protein CheA: MSFGADEEILQDFLVEAGEILEQLSEQLVELESRPDDADLLNAIFRGFHTVKGGAGFLQLNELVECCHIAENVFDILRKGERRVDAELMDVVLEALDAVNSMFSEVRDRSPITAATPELLAALARLAEPQSADEAPASPVAEMIEELVVENETGDSGDITDNEFEQLLDSLNAVKAEAEAPAAAAAPASDEAASDEITDAEFESLLDQLHGKGQFAADAVAPAAAAPATPAAGDNSDITDDEFEALLDQLHGKGNFAVDALESAIASVPAPAAPAAAAAGSDLITDHEFESLLDDLHGKGKFTDVATGAVVTAGNASAVAAPAAKAPAAAAKPAAKAPEPKAEPAKPAAAAAPAPARAPATPPPEKPASEAETTVRVDTARLDEIMNMVGELVLVRNRLVRLGLNSGDESMQKAVSNLDVVTADLQTAVMKTRMQPIKKVFGRFPRLVRDLARQLKKEINLELVGEETDLDKNLVEALADPLVHLVRNAVDHGIESPEEREASGKARGGKVILAAEQEGDHILLSISDDGKGMDPNVLRAIAVKRGVMDKDAADRLSDTECYNLIFAPGFSTKTEISDVSGRGVGMDVVKTKISQLNGSINIYSTKGQGSKIVIKVPLTLAIMPTLMVMLGNQAFAFPLVNVNEIFHLDLSTTNVVDGQEVVIVRDKALPLFYLKRWLVSSAAHEEQREGHVVILSVGTQRIGFVVDQLVGQEEVVIKPLGKMLQGTPGMSGATITGDGRIALILDVPSMLKRYAARRI; this comes from the coding sequence ATGAGCTTCGGCGCCGATGAAGAGATCCTTCAGGATTTCCTGGTTGAGGCCGGCGAGATTCTTGAGCAACTGTCCGAACAACTGGTCGAGCTGGAAAGCCGCCCGGATGACGCAGATCTGCTCAACGCAATTTTTCGCGGTTTCCACACTGTAAAAGGGGGCGCCGGCTTCCTTCAGCTCAACGAGCTGGTGGAGTGCTGTCACATCGCCGAAAACGTGTTCGACATCCTGCGCAAGGGTGAGCGACGCGTCGATGCAGAACTGATGGACGTGGTGCTCGAAGCGCTGGACGCGGTGAACAGCATGTTCAGCGAAGTCCGCGATCGTAGCCCGATCACTGCCGCCACCCCGGAACTGCTGGCCGCCCTGGCGCGTCTGGCCGAACCGCAATCGGCGGATGAAGCCCCGGCTTCGCCTGTTGCCGAGATGATCGAAGAGCTGGTCGTTGAAAACGAAACCGGCGATTCGGGCGACATCACCGATAACGAATTTGAACAGTTGCTGGACTCGCTCAATGCCGTCAAGGCTGAAGCCGAAGCCCCGGCGGCTGCCGCTGCGCCTGCTTCCGATGAAGCAGCCAGCGATGAAATCACCGACGCCGAGTTTGAGTCGCTGCTCGACCAGTTGCATGGCAAGGGCCAGTTCGCGGCGGACGCCGTGGCTCCGGCAGCCGCTGCACCTGCTACTCCGGCGGCGGGCGACAACTCGGACATCACCGACGACGAATTCGAAGCCCTGCTCGATCAGTTGCACGGCAAGGGCAACTTTGCCGTCGATGCGCTGGAGTCGGCGATTGCTTCGGTGCCTGCGCCTGCTGCCCCGGCAGCCGCTGCGGCCGGTAGCGATCTGATCACCGACCACGAGTTCGAATCGCTGCTCGACGATCTGCATGGCAAAGGCAAGTTCACCGACGTCGCCACCGGTGCCGTCGTGACCGCCGGCAATGCTTCGGCGGTTGCAGCGCCTGCTGCCAAGGCCCCGGCCGCTGCGGCAAAACCTGCTGCAAAAGCGCCTGAGCCGAAAGCCGAACCGGCCAAACCGGCTGCCGCTGCTGCACCGGCTCCGGCCCGTGCACCGGCGACTCCGCCACCGGAAAAGCCGGCGAGCGAAGCCGAGACCACCGTGCGTGTAGACACTGCACGTCTCGACGAAATCATGAACATGGTCGGCGAGCTGGTGCTGGTGCGTAACCGTCTGGTGCGCCTGGGCCTGAACAGCGGCGACGAGTCGATGCAGAAAGCCGTGTCGAACCTCGACGTGGTCACCGCCGACTTGCAGACCGCGGTGATGAAGACCCGGATGCAGCCGATCAAGAAAGTCTTCGGCCGCTTCCCGCGTCTGGTTCGCGACCTGGCACGCCAGCTCAAGAAAGAGATCAACCTGGAACTGGTGGGCGAAGAGACCGACCTCGACAAGAACCTCGTCGAGGCACTGGCCGACCCGCTGGTCCACTTGGTGCGCAACGCGGTCGACCACGGCATCGAGTCGCCGGAAGAACGCGAAGCGTCGGGCAAGGCCCGTGGCGGCAAGGTGATCCTGGCGGCCGAGCAGGAAGGCGACCACATCCTGCTGTCGATCTCCGACGACGGCAAAGGCATGGACCCGAACGTCCTGCGCGCCATCGCCGTGAAACGCGGTGTGATGGACAAGGATGCCGCCGATCGCCTGAGCGACACCGAGTGCTACAACCTGATTTTCGCCCCGGGTTTCTCGACCAAGACCGAGATCTCCGACGTGTCCGGCCGTGGTGTGGGCATGGACGTGGTGAAGACCAAGATTTCCCAGCTCAACGGTTCGATCAACATCTACTCGACCAAGGGCCAGGGCTCGAAGATCGTCATCAAGGTGCCGCTGACGCTGGCGATCATGCCGACCCTGATGGTGATGCTCGGCAACCAGGCGTTCGCGTTCCCGCTGGTGAACGTCAACGAAATCTTCCACCTCGACCTGTCGACCACCAACGTGGTGGATGGCCAGGAAGTGGTGATCGTGCGGGACAAGGCGCTGCCATTGTTCTACCTCAAACGCTGGCTGGTCAGCTCCGCCGCTCACGAAGAGCAGCGCGAAGGCCATGTGGTGATCCTTTCGGTGGGCACCCAGCGGATCGGCTTCGTCGTCGATCAACTGGTCGGCCAGGAAGAAGTGGTCATCAAGCCATTGGGCAAGATGCTCCAGGGAACTCCGGGCATGTCCGGCGCCACCATCACCGGTGACGGCCGCATTGCACTGATTCTCGATGTTCCGAGCATGCTCAAGCGTTACGCCGCACGGCGTATTTGA
- a CDS encoding protein-glutamate methylesterase/protein-glutamine glutaminase — translation MAVKVLVVDDSGFFRRRVSEILSADPSIQVVGTATNGKEAIDQALALKPDVITMDYEMPMMDGITAVRHIMQRCPTPVLMFSSLTHEGARVTLDALDAGAVDFLPKNFEDISRNPEKVKQLLCEKVHSISRSNRRFSAYSAPAPAAAPAPAPTPAAAPSSFGSHSAPARPAPAPAPTRAPAASASSPAPKRKNYKLVAIGTSTGGPVALQRVLTQLPASFPAPIVLIQHMPAAFTKAFAERLDKLCRISVKEAEDGDILRPGLALLAPGGKQMMIDGRGAVKILPGDERLNYKPCVDITFGSAAKSYSDKVLAVVLTGMGADGREGARLLKQGGSTVWAQDEASCVIYGMPMAIVKADLADAVYSLDDIGKHIVEACV, via the coding sequence ATGGCAGTCAAAGTCCTGGTGGTGGACGATTCGGGTTTTTTCCGCCGCCGCGTCTCGGAAATTCTTTCAGCGGATCCGAGCATCCAGGTTGTCGGCACGGCAACCAACGGTAAAGAGGCGATCGATCAGGCCCTGGCCCTCAAGCCGGACGTGATCACCATGGACTACGAGATGCCGATGATGGATGGCATCACGGCCGTGCGGCACATCATGCAGCGCTGCCCGACCCCGGTGTTGATGTTCTCCTCGCTGACGCACGAAGGCGCCCGGGTGACCCTGGATGCGCTGGATGCCGGCGCGGTGGATTTCCTGCCGAAGAATTTCGAAGACATCTCCCGCAACCCGGAGAAGGTCAAGCAACTGCTGTGCGAGAAGGTTCACAGCATCTCGCGCAGCAACCGTCGTTTCAGTGCCTACAGTGCGCCGGCGCCTGCCGCTGCACCTGCACCTGCGCCGACTCCGGCAGCAGCGCCGTCGAGCTTTGGCAGCCACAGTGCTCCGGCCCGTCCGGCACCAGCGCCTGCACCGACTCGCGCGCCAGCGGCCAGCGCTTCGTCGCCGGCCCCGAAACGCAAAAACTACAAGCTCGTGGCGATTGGTACATCGACCGGCGGCCCGGTCGCACTGCAACGGGTCCTGACCCAGTTGCCGGCGAGCTTCCCGGCGCCGATCGTGCTGATTCAGCACATGCCGGCGGCCTTTACCAAGGCCTTCGCCGAACGTCTGGACAAGCTGTGCCGCATCAGCGTCAAGGAAGCCGAGGATGGCGACATCCTGCGTCCGGGGCTGGCGCTGCTGGCACCGGGTGGCAAGCAGATGATGATCGACGGCCGTGGCGCGGTGAAAATCCTGCCGGGTGACGAGCGTCTGAACTACAAGCCGTGCGTGGACATCACTTTCGGTTCAGCGGCCAAGTCCTACAGCGACAAAGTTCTGGCGGTCGTGTTGACCGGCATGGGCGCCGACGGCCGCGAAGGTGCACGCCTGCTCAAGCAGGGCGGCAGCACGGTCTGGGCTCAGGACGAAGCCAGTTGCGTGATCTACGGCATGCCGATGGCCATCGTCAAAGCTGACCTCGCCGACGCGGTGTACAGCCTGGACGATATCGGCAAGCACATCGTCGAGGCATGCGTCTGA
- a CDS encoding flagellar motor protein produces the protein MDVLSLIGIIMAFVAIIGGNYLEGGHLGALANGPAALIVLGGTIGAALLQSPMSAFKRAMQILAWIFFPPRVDLAGGIDRVVNWSLTARKEGLLGLEGVADAEPDAYSRKGLQLLVDGAEPEAIRSILEVDFYTQEARDIEAAKVFESMGGYAPTIGIIGAVMGLIHVMGNLADPSQLGNGIAVAFVATIYGVASANLVLLPVAAKLKSIALRQSRYREMLLEGILSIAEGENPRSIELKLQGFMD, from the coding sequence ATGGATGTTCTAAGCCTTATCGGAATCATCATGGCGTTCGTCGCCATCATCGGCGGCAACTACCTAGAAGGTGGTCACCTCGGCGCGCTGGCCAACGGCCCTGCAGCGCTGATCGTGCTCGGTGGCACCATCGGTGCCGCGCTGCTGCAATCGCCGATGAGCGCGTTCAAGCGCGCCATGCAGATTCTGGCCTGGATCTTTTTCCCGCCGCGTGTGGACCTGGCCGGCGGTATCGACCGCGTCGTCAACTGGAGCCTCACCGCCCGCAAGGAAGGCCTGCTGGGTCTGGAAGGCGTGGCCGATGCAGAGCCCGACGCCTACTCGCGCAAGGGTCTGCAACTGCTGGTTGACGGCGCCGAGCCGGAAGCGATCCGCAGCATCCTCGAAGTGGATTTCTACACTCAGGAAGCCCGCGACATCGAGGCCGCCAAAGTGTTTGAAAGCATGGGCGGCTACGCGCCGACCATCGGCATCATCGGCGCGGTGATGGGCCTGATCCACGTGATGGGCAACCTGGCCGATCCGTCGCAACTGGGCAACGGGATTGCGGTCGCGTTCGTCGCCACCATCTACGGTGTGGCCAGTGCCAACCTGGTGTTGCTGCCGGTGGCCGCCAAGCTCAAGTCAATCGCGTTGCGACAGTCGCGTTATCGCGAAATGTTGTTGGAAGGGATCTTGTCGATCGCTGAAGGTGAAAACCCACGCTCCATCGAGTTGAAGCTTCAGGGCTTCATGGATTAA
- the motD gene encoding flagellar motor protein MotD — protein MARRRQHEEHVNHERWLVSYADFITLLFAFFVVMYSISSINEGKYKIISEALIGVFTDSDRALKPIPIGEERPKTVTPAKPLVKDAEQVDAGIAGASDPLKSIADDISAAFGDLISSNQMTVRGNELWVEIELNSSLLFGSGDAMPSDIAFNIIDKVAAILKPFDNPIHVEGFTDDQPIRTAQYPTNWELSSARSASIVRMLAMQGVNPGRMASVGYGEFQPVANNATAEGRAKNRRVVLVVSRNLDVRRSLTGTGTAHAQPDAALKRAGTQTAPTPVKTPGRESAVNSPSPALIR, from the coding sequence ATGGCACGTCGTCGCCAGCATGAAGAGCACGTAAACCATGAACGTTGGCTGGTTTCCTACGCCGACTTCATTACCTTGCTCTTTGCCTTTTTCGTGGTGATGTACTCCATCTCGTCGATCAACGAAGGCAAGTACAAGATCATCTCCGAAGCGCTGATCGGGGTCTTCACCGATTCCGACCGCGCGCTCAAGCCGATCCCGATTGGCGAAGAACGACCGAAGACCGTGACCCCGGCCAAGCCGCTGGTCAAGGACGCCGAACAGGTCGACGCCGGCATCGCCGGGGCCAGCGATCCGCTGAAAAGCATTGCCGATGACATCAGCGCCGCGTTCGGCGACCTGATTTCCTCGAACCAGATGACCGTGCGCGGCAACGAGCTGTGGGTCGAGATCGAACTCAACTCCAGCCTGTTGTTCGGCAGCGGTGATGCGATGCCGAGCGACATCGCGTTCAACATCATCGACAAGGTCGCGGCGATCCTCAAACCGTTCGACAACCCGATCCACGTCGAAGGCTTCACCGACGATCAACCGATCCGCACCGCGCAGTACCCGACCAACTGGGAACTGTCCTCGGCGCGTTCGGCGAGCATCGTGCGCATGCTGGCGATGCAGGGCGTAAACCCTGGCCGCATGGCGTCGGTGGGCTATGGCGAATTCCAGCCGGTGGCCAACAACGCCACCGCCGAAGGCCGGGCGAAGAACCGTCGTGTGGTGCTGGTGGTGTCGCGCAATCTCGATGTGCGCCGCAGCCTGACCGGCACCGGAACCGCCCATGCGCAACCGGATGCCGCGTTGAAGCGTGCTGGCACACAAACTGCACCGACCCCGGTCAAGACGCCGGGACGCGAGAGTGCCGTCAATTCTCCGTCGCCCGCATTAATACGCTGA
- a CDS encoding ParA family protein: protein MRVWAVANQKGGVGKTTSSIALAGLLAEAGKRVVVVDLDPHGSMTSYFGYDPDSLEHSNYDLFLHKGSVPQGLPGQLLLSTSDERISLLPSSTALATLERQSPGQSGLGLVIAKSLAQLWQDFDYAIIDSPPLLGVLMVNALAASQQLVIPVQTEHLAVKGLERMVNTLAMINRSRKQALPFSIVPTLFDRRTQASMGTLRVLRDKFPDEIWQGYIPVDTRLRDASRAGVTPSQFDGKSRGVLAYRALLKHLLAQQLVPQVA from the coding sequence ATGAGAGTCTGGGCAGTCGCCAATCAAAAGGGTGGTGTTGGTAAAACCACTTCTTCCATCGCTTTAGCCGGGTTGCTGGCAGAGGCGGGCAAGCGCGTGGTCGTGGTCGATCTCGACCCGCACGGCTCGATGACCAGCTATTTCGGTTACGACCCCGACAGTCTGGAACACAGCAACTACGACCTGTTTCTGCACAAGGGCAGCGTGCCGCAAGGCCTGCCGGGCCAATTGCTGCTGTCGACCAGCGACGAACGTATTTCCCTGTTGCCGTCGAGCACCGCGCTGGCCACCCTCGAGCGCCAGTCGCCGGGGCAGAGTGGCCTGGGCCTGGTGATCGCCAAGAGTCTGGCGCAGCTGTGGCAGGACTTCGATTACGCGATCATCGACAGCCCGCCGTTGCTCGGCGTGCTGATGGTCAACGCCCTGGCCGCGAGTCAGCAACTGGTGATCCCGGTGCAGACCGAGCACCTGGCCGTCAAAGGCCTGGAGCGCATGGTCAACACTCTGGCGATGATCAACCGCTCGCGCAAACAGGCGCTGCCGTTCAGCATCGTGCCGACCCTGTTCGACCGCCGCACCCAGGCGTCGATGGGCACCTTGCGCGTGCTGCGCGACAAATTCCCCGACGAGATCTGGCAGGGTTACATCCCGGTCGATACCCGTCTGCGCGACGCCAGTCGTGCCGGTGTCACGCCTTCGCAGTTCGACGGCAAGAGCCGTGGCGTGCTGGCTTACCGCGCGCTGCTCAAGCATCTGCTGGCGCAGCAACTCGTTCCGCAGGTGGCTTGA